In Candidatus Defluviibacterium haderslevense, the following are encoded in one genomic region:
- a CDS encoding helix-turn-helix transcriptional regulator — translation MSHPSNYLRIYRKKSPLTQSDMGFLIGLKEVSNISRYEKGQRQPTIEFLLNYHHIFELSIESFYEPQSELIKGHLTERIQMLILEIKKSNNTLKNNPRINFLEQIIIRLTNYINQ, via the coding sequence ATGTCCCATCCATCAAATTATTTAAGGATCTATCGTAAAAAGTCGCCATTAACTCAGAGCGATATGGGTTTTCTAATTGGCCTAAAAGAAGTTTCAAACATCTCTAGATATGAAAAAGGCCAAAGACAACCAACCATAGAATTCCTACTTAATTACCACCACATATTTGAATTATCGATAGAATCATTCTATGAACCACAATCAGAATTGATTAAAGGACATCTCACTGAAAGGATACAAATGTTGATATTAGAGATAAAAAAAAGCAATAACACATTAAAGAATAACCCTAGAATTAATTTTCTTGAACAAATTATTATTAGACTAACTAATTATATAAATCAATGA
- a CDS encoding helix-turn-helix transcriptional regulator, which produces MSLGTKIRKIRELKGYSQENMAHALEMSQAGYGKIERDEVNITYDKLMKIAEVLETQIENIINFDEKTVITNFNPKIHQQIGSYYYSSEMKELYQAQIKLLEEKVKFLEDKIKQLTLN; this is translated from the coding sequence ATGAGCTTAGGGACTAAAATTCGAAAAATCAGAGAACTCAAAGGATATTCGCAAGAAAACATGGCGCATGCCTTAGAAATGAGTCAAGCTGGATATGGTAAAATTGAAAGAGATGAGGTCAATATTACTTATGATAAGCTCATGAAAATTGCTGAGGTTTTAGAAACTCAAATTGAGAATATCATCAATTTTGATGAAAAAACAGTAATTACAAATTTTAACCCAAAAATTCATCAACAAATTGGGTCGTATTATTATTCTTCTGAAATGAAAGAACTTTATCAAGCACAGATTAAATTGCTTGAGGAAAAGGTTAAATTTTTAGAAGATAAAATCAAACAATTGACACTTAACTAA
- a CDS encoding radical SAM protein, whose protein sequence is MNYDFIARKEHYGWVVFDTKLHSVEKTNLDFVENLEKQGYVINRIENSLIEGALTAPLKLFINVSNHCNLECIHCFSDSSPHHKESMPFDKMKDLINEAANMGVFLIIIGGGEPFMRTDIWEIISLIREKGMGVSLTTNGTIISPEIITNIQKHNVRMNISFDGCEETHDFIRKSKGLF, encoded by the coding sequence ATGAATTATGACTTTATAGCAAGAAAAGAACATTATGGATGGGTTGTTTTTGATACAAAACTGCATTCTGTAGAAAAGACAAATTTGGATTTTGTAGAAAACTTAGAAAAGCAAGGTTATGTAATTAATAGAATTGAGAATTCATTAATTGAGGGTGCACTAACTGCTCCTTTAAAATTATTTATAAATGTTTCAAATCATTGTAATTTGGAATGTATTCATTGTTTTTCAGACTCCTCTCCGCATCACAAGGAATCAATGCCTTTTGATAAAATGAAAGATTTGATCAATGAAGCTGCAAATATGGGTGTTTTTCTGATAATTATTGGTGGTGGAGAACCATTTATGCGAACAGATATTTGGGAAATTATATCGTTAATAAGAGAAAAAGGAATGGGTGTTTCATTAACTACAAATGGGACAATTATATCTCCAGAAATTATTACTAATATTCAAAAGCATAATGTAAGGATGAATATTAGTTTTGATGGATGCGAAGAAACACATGATTTTATTAGAAAAAGCAAGGGGCTTTTTTAA
- a CDS encoding helix-turn-helix domain-containing protein, with protein sequence MEVICLSDEAFYALIETVVARIKEKEGIKSDKWISDEEAMLKLRIKSKTTLQKLRDEGKIRFSQPEKKIILYDTDSIDIYLDKHSKNTF encoded by the coding sequence ATGGAAGTCATTTGCCTATCTGATGAAGCTTTTTATGCTCTTATTGAAACAGTGGTGGCACGGATAAAGGAAAAGGAGGGTATCAAAAGTGATAAATGGATTTCTGATGAAGAAGCGATGCTAAAGCTTCGGATTAAGAGCAAGACTACACTACAGAAATTAAGAGATGAGGGAAAAATTAGATTCTCCCAGCCAGAAAAGAAAATAATTCTGTATGATACCGATTCAATTGATATATATTTGGACAAACATTCAAAAAATACATTCTGA
- a CDS encoding class I SAM-dependent methyltransferase: MFIKSAKFYDDFKVNKNYKLEAEQLRKIILNSNLKNCKILEIACGTGEHIKFLKNYFEIDGMDINPTFVSIAKEKNPECNIYQGDMRNFLIQKKFDVILCLYGAIGYLVNTMELIKVLGNFKNHLNDNGVIIIEPWFSPNNWLANKIHNTVIENEAMTIVRMGFGSPEGKIKFHYLVGKSNGIEHFIEEYEFALFTDENIRDAYTSIGLKSTFLSDLIFKKGIYINNRN, encoded by the coding sequence ATGTTTATTAAAAGTGCTAAATTTTATGATGATTTTAAAGTAAATAAAAATTATAAGTTAGAAGCAGAGCAACTAAGGAAAATAATATTAAATTCTAATCTAAAAAATTGTAAAATTTTAGAAATTGCTTGTGGAACAGGTGAACATATAAAATTTCTGAAAAATTATTTTGAAATAGATGGGATGGATATAAATCCAACCTTTGTATCCATTGCGAAGGAAAAGAATCCAGAATGCAACATATATCAAGGTGATATGAGAAATTTTTTGATTCAAAAGAAGTTTGATGTAATATTATGTTTATATGGAGCCATAGGATATTTAGTTAATACTATGGAATTAATCAAAGTTTTAGGTAATTTTAAAAATCATTTAAATGATAATGGAGTAATAATTATTGAGCCATGGTTTTCTCCTAATAATTGGTTGGCAAATAAAATACATAATACAGTAATTGAAAATGAAGCAATGACAATTGTAAGGATGGGATTTGGTAGCCCAGAAGGAAAAATTAAATTTCACTATCTAGTAGGCAAATCAAATGGAATAGAACATTTTATTGAAGAATATGAATTTGCATTATTTACGGATGAAAATATTAGAGATGCATATACATCAATTGGATTGAAATCTACATTTCTATCAGATTTAATTTTTAAAAAGGGAATTTATATAAATAATCGTAATTAA
- a CDS encoding NUDIX domain-containing protein: MTNYIITAGIVRRNNEILLVKHNSEFGSKDFWTIPGGTANENENALQSVTRELKEETGLDVNNWKSIAYIAQHLNYKRNWQSIIMVFESDNYEGNLSITDPDGDIIEVDFFSIEDAIELIKRIPFPVMRDPLIHYLSNEIKNIFWVYNENNEGFVELTNKIS; encoded by the coding sequence ATGACAAACTATATAATAACAGCAGGAATAGTAAGAAGAAATAATGAAATTCTATTAGTAAAACACAATTCAGAATTTGGATCTAAGGATTTTTGGACAATACCTGGTGGAACAGCAAATGAAAATGAAAATGCATTGCAGTCAGTTACTAGAGAATTAAAAGAGGAAACAGGCTTAGATGTCAACAACTGGAAGTCAATTGCTTATATTGCTCAACATTTAAACTACAAGAGAAATTGGCAAAGTATAATTATGGTTTTTGAAAGTGATAATTATGAAGGAAACCTTTCAATTACAGATCCCGACGGGGACATTATAGAAGTTGACTTTTTTTCAATTGAAGATGCAATTGAATTAATTAAAAGGATTCCATTTCCAGTAATGCGCGATCCACTTATTCACTATTTGTCAAATGAAATTAAAAATATTTTCTGGGTTTATAATGAAAACAATGAAGGTTTTGTTGAATTAACAAATAAAATTAGCTAG
- a CDS encoding SPASM domain-containing protein, giving the protein MTLNIKDVAYMLHLATSLELQIKIRRAKPSDRAINNMLLIREATPEYYKAIMLMNSDPNCNVEDIMNCSGGLKEPLLLSKSDCGAGTRIMFVEADGTISPCTFLGKNFHSGNFYKNSLSEIWKESPEFQQMRNVPLNEDCKSCHRKLTCHSECPAMRLHIGGSLDAADPSCLKPFFEEYLPLQNL; this is encoded by the coding sequence ATGACTTTAAATATTAAAGATGTAGCTTATATGTTACACCTCGCTACCTCACTTGAATTACAAATTAAAATTAGACGAGCAAAACCTTCGGATAGAGCCATTAATAATATGCTATTAATTAGAGAGGCAACGCCAGAATATTACAAAGCAATAATGTTGATGAATAGTGATCCTAATTGTAATGTAGAAGATATAATGAATTGCTCAGGAGGATTAAAAGAACCATTATTACTATCTAAATCTGATTGCGGAGCAGGTACAAGGATAATGTTTGTAGAAGCAGATGGTACAATTTCTCCATGTACATTTTTAGGTAAAAACTTTCATTCTGGAAACTTCTACAAAAATTCGTTAAGTGAAATATGGAAAGAAAGTCCTGAATTTCAACAAATGAGAAATGTTCCTCTGAATGAGGATTGTAAATCCTGTCATCGAAAATTAACATGTCACTCAGAATGCCCTGCAATGAGATTACACATTGGAGGTAGTTTAGATGCAGCTGACCCGAGTTGCCTTAAACCTTTTTTTGAAGAATATTTGCCACTACAAAACCTCTAA
- a CDS encoding FxsB family radical SAM/SPASM domain protein has product MTGSKIKVFLLKVKARCNINCSYCYEYNSSDQSWREKPGTMSNHTLISTVKRISEYVQEKDLKAINVVFHGGEPLLVPLEFFSKAVDLFRNMISNTCSIKFSLQTNGILITKQILDEFIRLGIKVGISIDGTKESNDKYRVDFKGNSTFDDVMKGIDLLNREKYIKINGGVLTVINPSNPALETYRFLKSLEVPAIDFLMPHHNYIDKPCFPLGESNGSISNWLITVFDEWYENGDAISIRIFEHIIHLLLGGIYAVENLGLAPIELIVIQTDGAYEAVDSLKSTFDGAIYTGKNVFEHSFDEAISHYLIGSRLDRVNNLCVECLKCDVVKICGGGYIPHRYSENGFMNPSVYCEDLYRLIHHIKVKISQIKGISQQTELVAQPINH; this is encoded by the coding sequence ATGACTGGCTCAAAAATCAAAGTTTTTCTCCTAAAGGTTAAAGCAAGATGTAATATAAATTGTTCATATTGTTATGAATATAACTCTAGTGATCAATCCTGGAGGGAAAAACCAGGTACAATGTCAAACCATACACTTATTTCTACTGTAAAAAGAATATCGGAATATGTGCAGGAGAAAGATTTAAAGGCTATTAATGTTGTTTTTCATGGAGGGGAACCATTACTTGTTCCACTTGAGTTTTTTTCTAAAGCAGTAGATTTATTTCGAAACATGATATCAAACACATGTTCAATTAAATTTTCCCTCCAAACGAATGGCATTTTAATAACAAAACAAATTTTAGATGAATTTATTCGATTAGGAATTAAAGTGGGAATTAGTATTGATGGAACAAAAGAAAGTAATGATAAATATCGTGTTGATTTCAAAGGCAATTCGACTTTTGATGATGTTATGAAGGGTATTGATTTACTAAACAGAGAAAAGTACATTAAAATAAATGGTGGAGTCCTTACTGTAATAAATCCAAGTAATCCAGCATTGGAAACTTACAGATTTTTAAAAAGCCTTGAAGTTCCCGCAATTGATTTTTTAATGCCTCACCATAATTATATAGATAAACCATGTTTCCCTTTAGGGGAATCTAATGGTAGTATATCTAATTGGTTAATTACTGTTTTTGATGAATGGTATGAAAATGGTGATGCTATTTCTATTAGAATATTTGAGCATATTATTCATTTACTTTTAGGCGGTATTTATGCTGTAGAAAACTTAGGACTCGCACCAATTGAGTTAATCGTAATTCAAACCGATGGGGCCTACGAAGCAGTGGACAGTCTTAAATCAACATTTGATGGTGCCATATACACTGGCAAAAATGTATTCGAACATTCTTTTGACGAGGCGATTTCTCATTATTTAATTGGTTCACGATTAGATAGAGTAAATAATTTGTGCGTTGAATGTCTTAAGTGTGATGTTGTGAAAATTTGTGGAGGCGGTTACATACCTCATAGATATTCTGAAAATGGCTTTATGAATCCATCAGTCTATTGTGAAGATTTATATCGATTAATTCATCATATTAAAGTGAAAATATCACAAATTAAAGGTATCTCTCAACAAACGGAATTGGTTGCACAGCCAATAAATCATTGA